A region of Malaclemys terrapin pileata isolate rMalTer1 chromosome 5, rMalTer1.hap1, whole genome shotgun sequence DNA encodes the following proteins:
- the LOC128838454 gene encoding profilin-1-like, with the protein MASWKSYIDHLMADGTCQDAAIVGYKDVPSVWAAVPGKIFAGISPVEINVLLGKDRSLLFVNGLTLGGQKCSVIRDNLMIDGEFTMDLRTKSIKGEPTFNITISRTARTLVVLMGKEGIHGGNVNMKCFEMACYLRNAGY; encoded by the coding sequence ATGGCCAGCTGGAAATCCTATATTGACCACCTGATGGCTGATGGGACATGCCAGGATGCTGCCATTGTTGGTTACAAGGATGTTCCTTCTGTgtgggctgctgtccctggcaAGATTTTTGCAGGCATCTCTCCTGTGGAGATTAATGTGTTACTGGGGAAGGATCGCTCTCTGCTATTTGTCAATGGACTGACACTGGGAGGCCAGAAGTGCTCAGTGATCAGAGACAATCTGATGATAGATGGGGAGTTCACCATGGACCTGAGAACAAAGAGCATTAAAGGAGAACCCACTTTCAACATTACAATCTCCCGAACAGCCAGAACTTTGGTTGTGCTAATGGGCAAAGAAGGAATCCATGGAGGAAATGttaacatgaaatgttttgagatGGCTTGTTACTTAAGAAATGCAGGGTATTGA